The genomic stretch GCGTTCGGCGAGGTCTACCTGGTCGACTGGGGCATCGCGGTCAGCCTGAAGGACGACGGCACCGGGAGGCTCCCGCTCGCTCACGAGGCGACCGAGCTCGCGGGCACGCCGGCCTACATGGCGCCCGAGATGCTCGGCGGGAAGAAGGTCCGCCTCAGCGAGCGCACCGACGTCTACCTGCTCGGCGCGATCCTCTACGAGGTGGTCGCGGGGCGTGCGCCTCACCGCGGCGAATGCCTCATGGAGATCGTCGCCGACATCGTCGACTCCAACCCGCCGCTGCCCGAGGACACCCCCGGCGAGCTGGCCCGCATCATCCGACGCGCGATGGATCCGGACCCGGACGCGCGCTTCGAGAACGCGGAGCAGCTCCGACTATCCGTGCAATCCTTTCTGCACCACCGCGACGCCGCGCGGCTCGCGGATCGCGCGGGCGAGCGGCTCGACGAGCTGCTCGAGATCCTGCGGGAGCACGAAGGCAGCGCGGACGCGATCGAGGCGCGCGAGCCCATCTACCACCTGTTCGGGGAGTGCCGCTTCGGCTTCCGCCACGCGCTCGAGGTGTGGCCGGGCAACCAGGACGCGCGGGAGCGGCTCGACCAGGCGGTCGCGGCGATGGTCGACTACGAGCTCGGCCAGGGCGAGCCCGAGGCCGCGCGCGCGCTGCTGGGCGAGCTCGAGCGGGTGCCCGAGGGGTTGCCGGAGCGGGTCGAGGCGATGCGCCGATCGAGATCGGCCGAGGACGCCCGGCTGCGCGCGCTCGGCGACCAGCTCGATCCCTCGGCGGGGCGTCGCACGCGCGGCTTCTTGGCGTCGGTCATCGGGAGCTTCTGGACCCTGACCCCCATCGTCTCGCACTTCGGCATGCAGGCGCTGGACATGCGCCCCACCCCCGGCTGGAACCTCGCCGCGTCCGCCGCGCTGGCGCTGGTCTTCGCGTCGGTGGCCTTCTGGGCCCGCGAGTCCATGATGCGCACCGCGATCAACCGGCGCGTCGCCTTCGCCGGCGCCGCGGGCGTGCTCAGCCAGATCGCGATAAGCGTGGTCGGCGCGGTCTACGGTGGAGACATCTTCGTCGCGATGCACGAGCTCTTCCTGGCCTGGGCGCTCCTGACGGGGATGCTCGCCGCGGCGATCGACTGGCGCCTCCTCATCGCCGCCGGCGGCTACCTGCTCTGCTACGCGCTGACCCCGCTCTTCGGGATCGAGAACACGCTCCTGGTCATGGCGGCCGGCAACTTCGTGTTGATGGTCAACGCGGCGACGATCTGGGTTCGTCCGACCGAAGACCTCGCCGCGGCTCGGGAGCGCCGCGCGATGCGCCGCGAGCAGCTCCGGCGATGGCTCGAGGAGCGCGACGGACCGCGCCCATGAAGCGCGACGCGCGGCTCGTCCCGCTCGCCCTCGCCGGCGCCATCGTCAGCATCTCCTTCGCGGCGATCTTCTTCCGCCTCGCCGCGCCCACGCACCCGATGATCGTGGCCGGCACGCGCCTCGCCATCGCCTCGGCGCTGCTCTGTCCGTTCGTGATCCGCGCCCAGCGCGCGGGGCGGCTGCCGCGCCGCGTGCTCACGCGCGCCCTCGCCTGCGGCCTGCTCTATGGCGTGCACTTCGGCACGTGGGTCAGCTCGCTCACGATGACGAGCGTGGCCTCGAGCGTCACCCTGGTGACCGCGACACCGCTCCTGCTCGCGCTCCTCTCGTTCGCGACGGGCCGAGACCACCCGGAGCGTCGCCACTGGATCTCGATCGGCCTCGCGGTCCTGGGCCTGAGCCTGATCGGCTGGGCGGATCTCTCCTTCTCCGGCGACGCGCTCCTGGGCGACGGCCTCGCCCTGACCGGCGCGGCCGCGATGGCGTTCTACTTGCTGCTCGTGCGCGGCCTCGGCGACGACCTCGACGTGCTGGCGTTCGGGGGCGTCGCGACCGGCGTCGGCGCGGTCTCGCTCTTCTCGACCGCGGCGCTCGTCGGCGTGCCGATCGCGTGGGCGTCGCCGGCGTCGCTCGGCTGGATCGCGCTGTCGGCGCTGATCCCACAGCTCATCGGCCACAACCTCCTGACCTGGTCGCTCCGGCACGCCAAGCCCACCGCGGTCGGCATCGCCACCGTGGGAGAGCCGGTCGGCGCCACGTTCCTTGCGTGGATCTGGCTCGACGAGCGGCTCGGCCCCGTGGTGGCGACCGGCTGCGCGATCACCCTCGCCGCGGTCCTGCTCTCGGTCCGGCTTCGCCCCGCGCCGGTGTAAGGGGTTGTCCGGACGCGGCGGGTTGGGGTGCGTGGCACTCTCCGGGACGGGTTCGGGAGCGGGAGAGTTGGCATGGTGGAGATCGACTGGGGCGACGTCGGCCCTTCCGCGTCTCAGCGCGCTCGTATTCAGGAGACGGTCGACCGCGTCGCCATCGACGGTCCCGTCATCGGTCTGCGACGCCGCGGCAGCGGATACGAGGCGCGCCTCGAGACCGGCCGCTCACCGGCCGAGCTGCGGCTGCACGACGACGACCTGTCGAGCGCGGTCGACCGCGCGATGGCGCTCCTCGAGATCGTCCAGCGCTCGTCGGGATAGCTGCCCCTCAGCGGGTCGAGCGCTAGAGAGTTGAAGTACCGAGCTCGAAGGATCTCGGAGCGCGACGGCCCGGTTCTCGGTTCGGGGCGACGAGGAAATGCTTCAGCGTTTTCGAGGAGAGACGGGTCGTCCCGCTCGAGAGACGAGGAGCGAGGTCCTTCAACGGACTGCTAGGCTCTGACCGGACACGTGGACGCCCCTCGCCATCGACGGTCCGGCGGTACGCTCGCTCGGCGCACGCTGGGTCCCCTCGCCCTGCTGGTGGGGCTCGTGATCGCTGGCGTCACGCTCCTCGTGTATCTGCACCTGACCTCCAGCCTCGAGGAGCAGGCGCTCGCCCAGCTGAGCAGCTACGTGCAGGAGCGCGGGCGCCACGAGCAGGAGGTCTTCGAGCGCACCGAGCGAACCCAGGCGCGCCTGCGTCGGGAGCTCCTGTCGGCCCTGCGCACGAGCGACGCGGCGCGCTTCGATGAGCGCTTCGAGCGCCACCCGGACGGCGTGATTCGCAACGCGGAGGGGCGGCTGGACGGCGCGCGCCACGCGCAGGTGTGGGTGGGCCGGGACGTGACGGTGCATGACGATCTCCGTCGACGCCTGGTGACCGCCTACGACCTCGTGCAGCGCTACGGGCCGGGGCTCGAGCACCGCTTCATCAACCTCTACGTCTCGTTCCCGGAGAACGCGCTCGCCTACTACTGGCCGAGCGCGCCCGACTGGTCGACGCGCGTCTCGCCGGGGCTCGACATCCGCGGCGAGGAGTTCTTCGAGGTCGCCACGCCCGAGAACGATCCGAGCCGCGAGGTCGCCTGGACCGGCGTCTACCGCGACCGGTACGGGCCCTGGATGGTCTCCTGCGAGACGCCGGTCGACGTCGACGGTGAACACGTGGCCACCGTCGGGCAGGACATCACGCTCGACTCGCTGCTGGAGCGCACGCGCACCGAGTCCCTGCCGGGCAGCCACAACCTCGTCTTCCGAAAGGATGGCAGGCTCATCGCGCACCCCGAGCTGTACGCGGGATACGACGACGAGACGCGTGACCTGCGGATCCAGTCGCTCGATGACCTCGGGCTCCGGGAGACCCTGCGGCTGGCGCGTGAGCTGCCGCCCGGTGAGCACGTCGCCTACAACGAGGTCGCGGAGGCGTACCTCGGGATCACGCGGCTCGAAGGCCCGGGCTGGTTCTTCGTCACGGTCTCGCCCGAGCACCTCGTGTCCGCCCCGGCCGAGGACCTCGCGGGGGTGATGCTGCTGCTCGGTGCGCTCGCGCTGCTGCTGGAGGTGCTCGTGTTCTCCTTGGTCCTGCGCCGCTACGTCACGCAGCCGCTCGAGGCGCTGACGGCGGCGACGGAAGCGCTCGCGCGCGGAGAGCGGGACGCGCCGCTGCCGGTCGGTCGCGACGACGAGCTCGGGCGGCTCGCGGCGGCGTTCGAGCGCACGCGAGACGCGGTGACCACGAAGGAGGACGAGCTCGCGGCGGAGGCGCAGGCGCGCCTGGAGAGCGAGCGCCAGCTGCGCGCGATCCTCGAGCAGACCCCGGCCGTCGTGTTCATCAAGGACCTCGACGGACGCTACTCGCTCGTGAACCGTCGCTTCCGGGAGCTCCTCGGCAGCGAGCCCGACGTCGACTCCCTGACCGACTACGACTTCCTGCCGACCGAGGTCGCCGACGCGATGCGCGAGAACGACATGCAGGTGATCGAAGGCGGCGTCGCGATCCAGTTCGAGGAGCGCGTCCCGTTCGACGGGGTGGAGCGCGTCTACGTCACGGTGAAGTTCCCGCTCCACGACGCGGACGGAGAGCCGCTCGGGGTGTGCGGCATCGCCACGGACATCACGCGGCGCAAGGAGCTGGAGGAGCAGCTGCGTCAATCACAGAAGATGGACGCGCTGGGCCAGCTGGCGGGCGGCGTGGCCCACGACTTCAACAACCTGCTGACGGTGATCCTCGCGCAGTCCGATCTCCTCCGCATGTCGCTCGAGGGGCAGCCGAAGCTGCGTGACGACATCGAGCTGGTGCTGGACGCGGCCGAGCGCGCGAAGGCGCTGACCCGGCAGCTGCTCGCCTTCTCGCGCCGCGAGCTCTACGACGCGCAGATCTTCGATCTCCGAGCGGCGCTCGACGAGATGCGCGCGCTGCTCAGCCGGGTGATCGCCGAGAACATCGAGGTCGAGCTCGAGCTCGGGCCGGAACCGCTGAACGTGCGCGCCGACCGCGGCCAGATCGAGCAGCTCACCCTGAACCTGGCCACCAACGCGCGCGACGCGATGCCCGACGGCGGGCGGCTGCGCCTCGCGGCCGAGGAGGTCGTGATCGGCGACGACGACGAGCTGGGGATCGAGCCCGGACCCTACGTCCGCCTGACGGTGAGCGACACCGGCGTCGGCATGGACGAGGCCACCCGCGCCAAGGCGATGGAGCCCTTCTTCACCACCAAGACGGGCGACCGGGGCACGGGGCTCGGGCTCGCGATCGTCTACGGGATCGTCAAGCAGAGCGGCGGCGCGGTGCAGCTCCGCAGCGCCCTCGGCGAGGGGACGACGGTCACCGTCTACCTGCCCACGGCGGAAGGCGAGGCGACGGCGGCCAGCCCCGTCGATCCGGCGGCCCGCGTGGGCACGGAGACCGTGCTGGTCCTGGAAGACGCGTTGCCGGTCGCGAACGTCATCGAGCGCGCGCTCCGCGGCTCCGGCTACCAGGTCTTGATGGCGAGCCGGGGCGAGGACGCGGTGGAGCTTGCGCGAAGCCACGACGGGCCGATCCACGTGCTCGTCTCCGACGTGATGCTGCCGGGCATGGACGGCCCGAGCGCGGCGGCCGAGATCCGCTCCCTGAGGCCCGAGATCGCGGTCCTGTTCATCACCGGTCACGTCGACGAGCGGATCCGACAAGGCGCGCTGGGCGAGGAGGCCGACGTGCTCGAGAAGCCGTTCCGTCCGGGCGAGCTGGTCGAGCGCGTCCGGCGCGCCCTCGACGGAGACCCTGGCGCGCGTTCTGCTCTACCCTGAGGGCATGAAGCCCCGCCCGCTCGAGATCCCGCCGGCGTCCGAGGCGCCCACGCACCGCCTCGTGGTCTCGCTCGGCGATCCGATCGGGCACTCGCTCGCGATCGCGCGCGGCTTCCTCGAGCGCGCCGACGATCGGGTCGAGCTCGCGCCGACGCCCCACGCTCCCCCGCGTCTCGAGCGGACCGACGGTACGCTGGAGAGTGAAGACTGGTTGTCCATCGTCGACGCCGTCGCGCCGGGGCTCCTCGAGCGCGGGCCGGCCCACGCGGACTGGCTCGAGCGGGTGCGGGGCGTCCTCGAGGGCGCGCACGCGCTTGGCGCCGAGAGCCACCAGGGCATCTACGAGCGCAAGGTCGACGACTGGGCGCAGGAGGTGCGCGCGATCGACGAACACCTCCGGGATCACCGCTACGTGCTCGGGGGGACGATCTCGTTCGCCGACCTCCTGCTCTTCTGCTTCGCCGTCCGCATCGACGCGGTGCATCACGTGCTCTGGAAGGCGAACGTGTACCTGCTCGAGGATCTCCCGGCGCTCCACGCCCACGCCCGCGATCTGTTCGAGCGCCCCGAGGTCTGGCAGGCCACCGACTGGGACGCGCTGGTGCGGGAGCCCCACGAGGAGGCCGGGGACCTGAACCCGCGGGGGCTGATCCCGCTCGGCGGACGCCCCGCGCTCGACGCGCCGCACTTGCGGCAGTCGCTGTCGGTCGAGGGAGAGCTCGACGCGTCGGTGGAGGAGGATCCGAACGCGGCGCGCGCGGAGGGGGAGTGGGTGCGGGGCCTGTCCCGGCACCGCGCGCGCGTCGGCGACCCGGCGCATCCCCCGCAGGCGGGCCGCTACCACCTCTTCGCGCCCCTCAACTGCCCCTGGTCCCACCGCGCGCTGCTCGGCCGCGCCGTCAAAGGGCTCGAGGCGGCCGTCGGCGCGTCGATCGTCTACTTCCGGCGCGACCCCGAGCGCGGCTGGCAGTTCAACCCCGCCATCCCCGGCTGCACCGAAGACCGCGTGCACGGCCGCACCTACGTCGCCGAGTACTACGAAGCCGAGGGGAGCGAAGAGCGCTCGGTCCCCTTCCTCTACGACACCCTGGCCGAGCGCATCGTCAACAACGAGTCCGCGGACATCTTGCGCATGTTCGACGACGCCTTCGGCCCGCTGGCCACGCGGGGCGTGTCCCTCTATCCAGAGGCGCACCGCGCGGAGATCGATCGGCTGAACGAGGAGATCTACCAGCGCATCAACAACGGCGCGTACAAGGCCGGCTTCGCGCGCACGCAGGCCGCCTACGCGCGCGCCTTCGAGCGCTACTTCGCGGGGCTCGCTTGGATCGAGTCGCGCCTGCGCGATCGCCCGTGGCTCGTGGACACCGACCACCCCACCGAAGCCGACTTGCGATTGTTCCCCACCGTCTTCCGCCACGACGCGGTCTACTACGCGCGCTTCCGGCTCGACGCGGCCCGCGTCCGGGACTACCCGCGCCTCGCCGACTGGCTCCGGCGCATGCTCGACTGGCCGGGCGTCGCCGACGCGAGCGACCTCGATCACGCCCGCAACGGCTACTTCGGTCGCACCGGCAACGAGATCGTCCCGGCCGGCCCGGTCCCGCTGGCGCTGTCCCCGAAGGATTTTTCCCGGGACACCTGGCTCAATCGAAAGTAAGCTTGCGCGCATGTTGCGCGTCTGTCTTCTCCTCCTCTCCGTGCTCTTCCTCGTCGGATGCGATCGGCTCCTGGGGGCCGACGACGCGCCCCCCGTCGTCGCGCCGGTCGCGCCCCCGCAGGTCACGATCGCCACCAACCTGCGACAGGGCGCGACGCTCTACGTCGACGGCCAGGACCGCGGGCCGCTCACGAACGGAGGGAGAGTCACCGTGGGGCCCGGCGCCCATGTGTTCGAGGCGCGGCGCGACGACGAGATCCTGGCGAGGGTCGAGCGCACGCTGGAATCCGGGAGGGAGGCGGAGGTGCGCTTGATGACCACCTCGCCCCCGGGCGCCGAGCCCGTCGCGGGCACCGAGCCTCTCGCGGGCGCCATCAGGCCCGGCGCCGCGCCGGTCACACGGGCGACCGTCGCCCTGGGCGAGATCGTGCTGGAGGAGGGCGTGGAGGCGATGGCGTCGGAAGCCCGGAGGGCTCTACGCGCGCGCGTCCGCTCCATCCAGGGCTGCTACGAGCGCGCGCTCTCGAGCCGCCCTGGCGCCCGGGGGGACGTGCGGCTCCTCGTGCGGGTGGCTCCGACCGGCACCGTGAGGAGCGCCGAGGTCGTCGAGGGCGTGGACTCGGAGGTCGACGCGTGCGCTCGAGACGCCGTGCGTCGGCTCCGCTTCGCGCGGTCGGACGGCGGACGCTTCCGGACGTCGTTCTCGTTCAATCCCCCGAGCGTGGAGGCCGCCCCGAGCGTGGAGGCCGCCCCGAGCGCGGCGCGCCCGACACCGAGCCGCGGCGAGGTCGTCGGGGCCATGCGCGCGGTCGAGCCGCTCGTGCGGGCCTGCTCACCGGGGAGGCACGGGATCGCCTCGGTGCGCTTCACCTTCCGCGGGAGCGACGGCACGGTGGAGAGCGCGCCCGTCTCGGGCGACTGGCCGGCCGAGGTCGTCGCGTGCGTGGAGCGCGCCGCGATGACGGCGCGGCTGGCGCCGTTCTCGCGGGAGCGCTTCGCGGTGAGCTACCCGTTCCGGCTTTGACCGAAGCTTTACGGAGGCCCTCGGCCTGGCGGCCCATGCTGAGCGTGGGAGGCCGGCATGCGATTTCGACGAGCAGCGATCACGATCGGGATTCTGGGGGCGGTGCTGACGCCGTTCGCGTGGGACGCGGCGAGCGCGCAGCGGGACGCTCCGACCGCCGCGGAGCTCCGGACGGCGGCAATGGCCACGCCGAGCGATGCCGAGGCGCGGAGGCAGCTGCGCGCGCAGGGGCCGGCGGGTCTCCGCGCCCTGCTCGACGCGCACCGGGGGGACGTGGAGCGCCTGCGGGCTGGCGACGGCGAAGGGCTCGACGGGCTGCGCGCCGCGATCGACGCGGTGAGCGGCCAGCGCGACGGGCACGCCTCGGGCCTCTACTGGCACACCGACCTCGAGGCGGCGAAGCGAGAGGCGGCGCGGCGCGGGCTCCCGATCCTGTCGCTGCGGCTGCTCGGACGGCTGGACGAGGAGCTGAGCTGCGCGAACAGTCGCTACTTCCGGATCGTGCTCTACGCGGACCCGGAGGTCGCGCGAGAGATGCAGCGTCACTTCGTGTTGCACTGGTCGAGCGAGCGGCCGGCGCCCGTGATCACGATCGACATGGGGGACGGCCGGGAGCTGCGCCGGACCATCACGGGCAACTCCGTGCACTACGTGCTCGACGCGCAGGGTCGCCCCCTCGACGCGATCGTGGGGCTGTACTCACCGGGAGGCTTTCGCGCGGCGCTCGTCGCCGCACGCGCGGTGCACGGGCAGTGCAGGAGCGGCGCCGATCGCGAGGCCTGTCTGGCGCAGGCGCACGAGGCGGCGCGCGCGGCGAGCCGCGCGACGTGGGCGCGAGCGCCGCTCTGGCTGACCTTCGACGACGCGGCCCGGGCGTCTCGACCGGCCGCCCCTCCGACGGGAGACGCGCCCTCGGCCGCGATCGCCATGCCGCTGACCATACGCAAGGCTTATGTCGAGACGCCCGCGCTGGCGCTGATGGGCGCGGAGGCGGAGGCGGCCCCGGAGCCCGACTGGGCCGCGATCGGTCGGGAGCTGCTGGGACACGGACGCCTCTCGGTCCGCTCGCGCGCGCTGCTCCGGCTCAAGACGGGGCGGGACGACGTCACCGCGATCGCGGAGCGGCTCGGACGCGACGCGCTGGCGGACGGCGTGCGCAACGAGGTCCGGTTCCGGGACGAGATCCGGCGCTGGTTCGTCGAGCGCGATCCCGCGACCCGCGACCTCGCGGCGCTCAACCGGCGCGTCTACGCCCAGCTCCTCCTGACACCGGCGAGCGACCCGTGGCTGGGGCTCCGCGCCGACGATGTCTACGACGGACTCGAGCTCGACGAGTAGCTCCGACACCGTCGAAACACTCGACAGTGGACCGTCGGGGGGCACACCCTAGGGACGGGTGGGTACCGACGACGAGGACGAGGGGACGCGCGACACGATGGCGTCTCATCCGGGGGCGCGGCTCAAGGCGAAGCGCCGTCGGTCGGGCGTGCTCGAGATCGGCGACATGCTCGACGGCCGCTATCGCATCCTCAGCGAGCTCGGGCGCGGCGAGATGGGCGTCGTCTACAAGGGGCTCGACCCGGGCCTCGAGCGGCGCGTGGCCATCAAGCTCGTCGCGCCGAGCCACGTCTCGAGCAAGGGCATCCGGGAGCGGTTCCAGACCGAGGCCCGGGCGATGGCCCGCGTCTCACACCCGAACGTCGTGGCCATTCACGCGCTCGGAGAGCACGCCGGGACCCCGTACTTCGTGATGGAGCTCGTCGAGGGCACCGACCTCGAGACCTGGCTCGAAGAGAGCGAGGCGCTGCCGCTGTCGATCGGGCAGGCCGTCTCGATCCTCTCGGACATCGGCGCCGGCATCGAGGCGATCCACGCGGCGGGCGCCACCCACGGCGACCTGAAGCCGTCGAACGTGCTCGTCGATCCGAAGGGCCGCGTGGTGGTGACCGATCTCGGCCTCGCGCGCCTCCTCGACACCCAGGTGCGCAAGACGCTCGAGCTCGCGGGTACGCCCGCCTACATGGCGCCCGAGGTCCTCGCGATGGAGAAGGTCTCGCCCGAGCTGTCCAAGCGCGTCGACGTCTACTCGCTCGCCGTCATCGCGTTCGAGCTCCTGACGGGGCAGCCGCCGTTCGACGCCGAGAACCTCGTGCAGCTCCTCAACATGCACGCGACGCTGCCGCCCAGGCCGCCGAGCGCGCTGCGCCCCGAGATCGGCGCGACGGGCGACGAGGTCCTGCTCGCCGCCCTGGCCAAGGACCCGAGGCTCCGGACCGGCTCCGCGCGGGAGCTCATCACCGGGCTCGAGCGCATGGCGGAGGAGGCGGAGAGCGGGATCGGCCGGCTCCACGTGGCGATCGTGGACGACGACGCGGACTTCACCGCCTTCGCGCGGCTCGCGCTCGAGGGCGCGTTCCCTTCCTCGAAGGTCGACACCTACCGGGACGGCGCGTCGGCGATCGAGGGCATCACCCGGAGCCCACCCGCCGTGGCGCTCGTCGATCTCCAGCTCCCGGACATCAACGGCCTCGAGGTCGTGGCGACCCTGCGCGCCGAGTGCCCGCGCTTCCCGATCGCGGTCGTGACCGGCGTGGGGAGCGCGAAGGACTGGAGCGTGCTGTCGAGCCTGGGCGCCGACGTCTTCCTCGCCAAGCCGCTCGACCGCGAGGAGCTGGTGCGCGCGGTGCGCCGCCTCATCGGCCGCAGCTCGCTCCCCCCGCCGCCGCGCGCCTGAGCCGCCTCTCAGCTCCGCGGCGCGAGCTCGGTGCGCTGCTCGAGCCGCATGCGCATCTCGCCCTGCGCGCCGCGGTTGAGGATCTCCGTGACGGTGCGGGCGCGCGAGCGGGCGCCGAGCCGGTCGAGCTCGAGCCGGGTGCGGCCGCTGCCCGTGACGTCGAGCTGCGCGCCCGGCGGCAGCTGCGAGCCGTCTGCGTTGCGGACCCGGGTCTGGAGCTCCAGCCGGTCACCCGCGCGTCGCCGCAGCCGGTACTCCGAGGACATCGAGAGCGACATGCCCTGCATGCGGAGCTGGGTGCCGATGCGCCAGACCGCGCCCGTGCCCACGGCCTCCTCGGGGAGCGGCGGGGTGAGCTGGCCGAGCCCGTCGCGCAGGGTCTGCGCGTGCTGCCGAAGCTCTGGCGCGGCGCCCTCGGGCAGCTCGAAGGTCAGGTCGATCACCCGTCCACGGTCGTCGATCTCGGCCACGCCGTGCGCGCCCTCGAGGCCGGAGAAGCCTTGCTCGAACTGCTCGCGCGCGGGGCCCTCGGCGCCGCCCACCACGTCGAGGCCGCTCACGCGCCACGGGTAGCGGAGGTGTCCGTCCGTGACCGCGGTGGGTCCGAGGTCGAGGTCGAGGCGCGCGGCCGGCATGTCGACGTCGGAGCTGCGCTCGCCCATGGAGGCCTGCATGTCCATCTCGAGCGTGAAGCGCAGGCGCGTGCGCTGGCCAGCCTCGAACCGATAGCGCAGCGGCTGGCGATCGCCCTCACCGGCCTCGACGAGCTCGACCTGGGTCTGGCCGGCGGCGGCTTGCTTGGACCGGCTCGCGTCGGCGGCGGCGACCGCGGCCACGAGGGCGCCAGCGAGTACGGTGAGCAGCGAGACGGACACGGCGAGGCGCTTGCGCATGGCCCCGTGGTGTCACCCCGACCGGAGCGGCGCAAGGTCGCGGTATGCTCCGCGCCATGAAGCGGGCGCTGGTGACGGGTGGGTGCGGCTTCCTCGGGAGCTGGGTGGTGCGGCAGCTCCGGGAGGAGGGCGTCGACGTGCGGGTGTTCGCCGTCCCGGGCGAGAGCCGCGAGAACCTCGAGGGCGTGGCGGTCGAGATCCTCGAGGGCGACGTGCGCCGACGCGCCGACTGCGAGCGCGCGGTGGCGGGCATGGACACGGTCTTCCACGCGGCGGCGATCTACCAGGACTTCGCCCCCGATCCGTGGCCCATGTACGACGTCAACCTTCGTGGCACCTTCAACGTGCTCGAGGCGTCGCGGCGCGCGGGGGTGGAGAA from Sandaracinaceae bacterium encodes the following:
- a CDS encoding protein kinase, with the protein product MPSAEEMLDTLEADGVDTTTLERTLNQSPSDTIVPSDMLDSASRRAIGALSDLARTGGGDPLELQGTLGEGGMGIVRLAVQRSLGRQVAVKTLKEEHKTEHSTLKLLREAWVTGTLEHPNVVPIYDIALEADGTPIIVLKKIEGDAWESLIHAPAAVERRFGEQDLLEWNLRTLMQVCNAVRFAHSRGVLHRDLKPENVMIGAFGEVYLVDWGIAVSLKDDGTGRLPLAHEATELAGTPAYMAPEMLGGKKVRLSERTDVYLLGAILYEVVAGRAPHRGECLMEIVADIVDSNPPLPEDTPGELARIIRRAMDPDPDARFENAEQLRLSVQSFLHHRDAARLADRAGERLDELLEILREHEGSADAIEAREPIYHLFGECRFGFRHALEVWPGNQDARERLDQAVAAMVDYELGQGEPEAARALLGELERVPEGLPERVEAMRRSRSAEDARLRALGDQLDPSAGRRTRGFLASVIGSFWTLTPIVSHFGMQALDMRPTPGWNLAASAALALVFASVAFWARESMMRTAINRRVAFAGAAGVLSQIAISVVGAVYGGDIFVAMHELFLAWALLTGMLAAAIDWRLLIAAGGYLLCYALTPLFGIENTLLVMAAGNFVLMVNAATIWVRPTEDLAAARERRAMRREQLRRWLEERDGPRP
- a CDS encoding DMT family transporter; amino-acid sequence: MKRDARLVPLALAGAIVSISFAAIFFRLAAPTHPMIVAGTRLAIASALLCPFVIRAQRAGRLPRRVLTRALACGLLYGVHFGTWVSSLTMTSVASSVTLVTATPLLLALLSFATGRDHPERRHWISIGLAVLGLSLIGWADLSFSGDALLGDGLALTGAAAMAFYLLLVRGLGDDLDVLAFGGVATGVGAVSLFSTAALVGVPIAWASPASLGWIALSALIPQLIGHNLLTWSLRHAKPTAVGIATVGEPVGATFLAWIWLDERLGPVVATGCAITLAAVLLSVRLRPAPV
- a CDS encoding PAS domain-containing protein; translated protein: MDAPRHRRSGGTLARRTLGPLALLVGLVIAGVTLLVYLHLTSSLEEQALAQLSSYVQERGRHEQEVFERTERTQARLRRELLSALRTSDAARFDERFERHPDGVIRNAEGRLDGARHAQVWVGRDVTVHDDLRRRLVTAYDLVQRYGPGLEHRFINLYVSFPENALAYYWPSAPDWSTRVSPGLDIRGEEFFEVATPENDPSREVAWTGVYRDRYGPWMVSCETPVDVDGEHVATVGQDITLDSLLERTRTESLPGSHNLVFRKDGRLIAHPELYAGYDDETRDLRIQSLDDLGLRETLRLARELPPGEHVAYNEVAEAYLGITRLEGPGWFFVTVSPEHLVSAPAEDLAGVMLLLGALALLLEVLVFSLVLRRYVTQPLEALTAATEALARGERDAPLPVGRDDELGRLAAAFERTRDAVTTKEDELAAEAQARLESERQLRAILEQTPAVVFIKDLDGRYSLVNRRFRELLGSEPDVDSLTDYDFLPTEVADAMRENDMQVIEGGVAIQFEERVPFDGVERVYVTVKFPLHDADGEPLGVCGIATDITRRKELEEQLRQSQKMDALGQLAGGVAHDFNNLLTVILAQSDLLRMSLEGQPKLRDDIELVLDAAERAKALTRQLLAFSRRELYDAQIFDLRAALDEMRALLSRVIAENIEVELELGPEPLNVRADRGQIEQLTLNLATNARDAMPDGGRLRLAAEEVVIGDDDELGIEPGPYVRLTVSDTGVGMDEATRAKAMEPFFTTKTGDRGTGLGLAIVYGIVKQSGGAVQLRSALGEGTTVTVYLPTAEGEATAASPVDPAARVGTETVLVLEDALPVANVIERALRGSGYQVLMASRGEDAVELARSHDGPIHVLVSDVMLPGMDGPSAAAEIRSLRPEIAVLFITGHVDERIRQGALGEEADVLEKPFRPGELVERVRRALDGDPGARSALP
- a CDS encoding glutathione S-transferase C-terminal domain-containing protein, producing the protein MKPRPLEIPPASEAPTHRLVVSLGDPIGHSLAIARGFLERADDRVELAPTPHAPPRLERTDGTLESEDWLSIVDAVAPGLLERGPAHADWLERVRGVLEGAHALGAESHQGIYERKVDDWAQEVRAIDEHLRDHRYVLGGTISFADLLLFCFAVRIDAVHHVLWKANVYLLEDLPALHAHARDLFERPEVWQATDWDALVREPHEEAGDLNPRGLIPLGGRPALDAPHLRQSLSVEGELDASVEEDPNAARAEGEWVRGLSRHRARVGDPAHPPQAGRYHLFAPLNCPWSHRALLGRAVKGLEAAVGASIVYFRRDPERGWQFNPAIPGCTEDRVHGRTYVAEYYEAEGSEERSVPFLYDTLAERIVNNESADILRMFDDAFGPLATRGVSLYPEAHRAEIDRLNEEIYQRINNGAYKAGFARTQAAYARAFERYFAGLAWIESRLRDRPWLVDTDHPTEADLRLFPTVFRHDAVYYARFRLDAARVRDYPRLADWLRRMLDWPGVADASDLDHARNGYFGRTGNEIVPAGPVPLALSPKDFSRDTWLNRK
- a CDS encoding TonB family protein yields the protein MLRVCLLLLSVLFLVGCDRLLGADDAPPVVAPVAPPQVTIATNLRQGATLYVDGQDRGPLTNGGRVTVGPGAHVFEARRDDEILARVERTLESGREAEVRLMTTSPPGAEPVAGTEPLAGAIRPGAAPVTRATVALGEIVLEEGVEAMASEARRALRARVRSIQGCYERALSSRPGARGDVRLLVRVAPTGTVRSAEVVEGVDSEVDACARDAVRRLRFARSDGGRFRTSFSFNPPSVEAAPSVEAAPSAARPTPSRGEVVGAMRAVEPLVRACSPGRHGIASVRFTFRGSDGTVESAPVSGDWPAEVVACVERAAMTARLAPFSRERFAVSYPFRL
- a CDS encoding protein kinase, translating into MGTDDEDEGTRDTMASHPGARLKAKRRRSGVLEIGDMLDGRYRILSELGRGEMGVVYKGLDPGLERRVAIKLVAPSHVSSKGIRERFQTEARAMARVSHPNVVAIHALGEHAGTPYFVMELVEGTDLETWLEESEALPLSIGQAVSILSDIGAGIEAIHAAGATHGDLKPSNVLVDPKGRVVVTDLGLARLLDTQVRKTLELAGTPAYMAPEVLAMEKVSPELSKRVDVYSLAVIAFELLTGQPPFDAENLVQLLNMHATLPPRPPSALRPEIGATGDEVLLAALAKDPRLRTGSARELITGLERMAEEAESGIGRLHVAIVDDDADFTAFARLALEGAFPSSKVDTYRDGASAIEGITRSPPAVALVDLQLPDINGLEVVATLRAECPRFPIAVVTGVGSAKDWSVLSSLGADVFLAKPLDREELVRAVRRLIGRSSLPPPPRA